Proteins from a single region of Serinus canaria isolate serCan28SL12 chromosome 28, serCan2020, whole genome shotgun sequence:
- the SMIM44 gene encoding small integral membrane protein 44, translating to MAMALAGGIPLPGSGGAQGLRRHLLQSPPEEDGVLYVDYRPPALDSIHLPRYVLYLMMAATLVLVVAYAIVGHLIKDLVHDFADWAFGPKPEENTGMAEGPVLEAQWLEEDKVLVEQKVEDEGSSILPSMDIPLQPLAPRSSISFADSPKRFF from the exons ATGGCcatggccctggcagggggtaTCCCCCTCCCTGGCTCCGGAGGGGCACAGGGGCTACGGCGGCACTTGCTGCAGTCCCCCCCTGAGGAGGACGGGGTGCTGTATGTGGACTACAGGCCTCCTGCTCTGGACAGCATCCACCTGCCCCGCTATGTCCTGTACCTGATGATGGCAGCAAcgctggtgctggtggtggcaTATGCCATCGTGGGGCACCTCATCAAGGACCTCGTGCACGACTTCGCTG ACTGGGCATTTGGGCCCAAGCCGGAGGAGAACACAGGGATGGCCGAAGGCCCCGTGCTGGAGGCACAGTGGCTGGAGGAGGACAAGGTGCTGGTGGAGCAGAAGGTGGAGGATGAAGGCAGCAGCATACTGCCCAGCATGGACATCCCACTGCAGCCGCTCGCTCCTCGCAGCTCCATCTCCTTTGCTGACTCCCCCAAGAGGTTCTTCTAG